A window of Lentibacillus sp. Marseille-P4043 contains these coding sequences:
- a CDS encoding methylated-DNA--[protein]-cysteine S-methyltransferase, which translates to MEETRLYFDEMETPVGPLLIISDGEKIVRIDYGRMADLEAQMNKWSKRYFDNPVFENKPEKVEHVKKELQAYFKDGSKKFSFAFTFHGTPFQTKVWQALCDTIPYGETKTYKDIAEAIDNPKAVRAVGGAVNKNPFSIVVPCHRVIGANGKMVGYNGGLDKKEYLLAHEQDVNLF; encoded by the coding sequence ATGGAGGAAACGAGGCTTTATTTTGACGAAATGGAAACGCCCGTAGGTCCATTGTTAATCATTAGTGACGGGGAAAAAATTGTCCGGATTGATTATGGACGTATGGCAGATTTAGAGGCACAAATGAACAAATGGAGTAAACGTTATTTTGATAATCCTGTTTTTGAAAACAAACCAGAAAAAGTAGAGCATGTAAAAAAAGAGCTTCAAGCTTATTTTAAAGATGGAAGCAAAAAGTTTTCGTTTGCCTTCACGTTTCACGGAACACCTTTTCAGACAAAAGTATGGCAGGCATTATGTGATACCATCCCATACGGCGAGACAAAGACGTACAAAGATATAGCAGAAGCAATTGACAACCCCAAAGCAGTACGGGCCGTTGGTGGGGCAGTCAATAAAAATCCATTTTCAATTGTCGTTCCATGTCATCGTGTAATTGGAGCAAATGGTAAAATGGTTGGGTATAATGGCGGCCTTGATAAAAAAGAATATTT